From the Lactobacillus sp. PV034 genome, the window CAAAAGACAGCTGAAGAAATGATAGAAGCTGGAATTAAAGGAATTATGAATTTTACTCCTTTACGCCTGTCTGCTCCTGCAGATATTAGGGTACAAAATGTCGACTTAGCAACTGAACTTCAAACTTTAATTTATTTCTTGGATTCAGATAAGAAAACTGATGACTAATTAAAATTAATTTTAAAACACAGACTTAGGTAATAGCCTGTGTTTTTTGCTATTTAGCACTCAATGATAAAAAGTGCTAATTTTTTGAACGTAAATTCTTGCATTCATCTTCTAAAGAGGTTAATATTTTAATTGTGAGTTAGCACTAGACAAAAATGAGTGCTAAATATTAATTATGCAATAGGAGGCATGCATCATGTTACAACCAATCGGTGATCGTGTAATCGTAAAAGTTGAAGAAGAGGAAGAACAAAAGGTTGGAGGCATTGTCCTTGCTTCTAATGCCAAAGAAAAACCTCAAGAAGGACAAATTGTATCTGTTGGTGAAGGCAGACGTAGTGCAAACGGCGAATTAATTCCAATGTCAGTTCAAAAAGGTGAAAAAGTATTCTTTGACAAGTATGCTGGAACTAAGTTGAACTACGAAGGTGAAGATTACTTAGTTCTTCACGAAGGCGACATTATCGCTGTCATTAAGTAATTTTAAATAAAAGGTGGCTAGAATTATGGCAAAAGATATTAAATTTAGCGAAGACGCAAGACGTTCATTATTAAAAGGTGTAGATAAGTTAGCTAACACTGTAAAAACTACTCTTGGACCTAAGGGTAGAAATGTTGTTTTAGAAAAGAGCTACGGCAACCCTGATATTACTAATGATGGTGTTACGATTGCTAAGAACATTGAATTAAAGAATAACTTTGAAAACATGGGTGCCAAACTTGTTGCAGAAGCAGCACAAAAGACTAACGATATCGCTGGTGATGGTACTACTACTGCAACTGTTTTAACTCAAGCAATTACCCAAGAAGGTATGAAGAATGTTACTGCTGGTGCTAACCCTGTAGGAATTCGTCGTGGTATTGAAACTGCTACTAAGGCAGCTGTTGATGAATTGCACAAGATCAGTCACCAAGTAAGTACTAAAGAAGAAATTGCACAAGTTGCTTCAGTTTCCTCAGCAAGTAAAGAAGTTGGTAATTTAATTGCCGATGCTATGGAAAAAGTTGGTAATGATGGTGTTATTACTATTGAAGAATCTAAAGGTATTAACACTGAATTATCAGTAGTTGAAGGTATGCAATTTGATCGTGGTTACTTATCACAATACATGGTAACTGATGACAACAAGATGGAAGCAGACCTTGATAATCCTTACATCTTGATTACTGACAAGAAGATTTCTAACATTCAAGACATCTTGCCATTATTACAAGATATTGTGCAACAAGGTAAGTCATTATTGATTATTGCTGATGATGTTGATGGTGAAGCTCTTCCAACTCTTGTCTTGAACAAGATTCGTGGTACTTTCAATGTAGTTGCTGTTAAGGCTCCTGGCTTTGGTGATCGTCGTAAGGAAATGCTTCAAGACATTGCTATTTTAACTGGTGGTACTGTAATTTCTTCAGATCTTGGTCTTGAATTGAAGGATACTAAGATTGATCAATTAGGTACTGCAGGCAAAGTTACTGTAACTAAGGATTCAACAACTATTGTTGAAGGTGGTGGCTCTAAAGAAGCTATTGAAGAAAGAGTTGACCAAATTAAGAGTCAAATTGAAGATGCTACTTCAGAATTTGACCGTAATAAGTTACACGAACGTCTTGCAAAACTTGCTGGTGGTGTAGCTGTCATCAAAGTTGGTGCTGCTACTGAAACTGAATTGAAGGAAAAGAAGTACAGAATCGAAGATGCCTTAAACGCAACTCGTGCCGCTGTTCAAGAAGGTTACGTTGCTGGTGGTGGTACTGCTTTAGTTGATGTTATGAAAGCCATCCAAGACAGTGTAAAGGGCGACAGTGAAGATGCTGAAACTGGTGTTAAGATCGTTATGAGAGCTTTAGGTGCTCCAGTTCGTCAAATTGCTGAAAATGCTGGTAAAGATGGCTCAGTAATCTTAGACCACTTGGAACACGAAAAGCCAGAAGTTGGTTACAACGCAGCTACTGATGAATGGGAAAACATGATTGATGCTGGTATTATTGACCCAACTAAGGTAACTCGTTCAGCTCTTCAAAATGCTGCTTCAATTGCTGCATTATTGTTAACTACTGAAGCAGTTGTTGCTGATGATCCAGATGACTCAAAGAATGATGGACCAGCTGCTCCAGCTAACCCAGGTATGGGCATGATGTAATAAGCTAACTCCTATTAAAAAGTTTATTAATCTTAAATAATTAAAATGCTGATGACTAAGTCATCAGCATTTTTTGTTGTTCTGTTATAGTGAATTTAAACAGAGAAAAAATACTTTTATATAGAATTGGAGATAAAGATGAATCAAGAAAGAAATATTGGAAAATTCTTATATCAAGAACGTAAAAAAAGAGGATTAACTCAAAAAGAATTCGTTAGAAATATTATTTCAGTATCTCAATATTCAAGAGTTGAACAAGGGCAACAAGATTTACGCACTATAGATTTCTTTAAAATAATTAATATTAATAAAATTAAATTAAATGAATTGATGACAGCTGTTAATGAAGAAAAGTTAGTTAACGAAAACTCAGATGATGAAATTTTAAAACGACTAGCGAACGCTTTTTATGATCGTAATTTAGTAGAAATAAAATCTATTAAAGAAAAATATCGTCCCATAAAATTAAAAGAAAATATTGTTTTACAAGCTACGTTGATGGAGTCAATTTTACAAGATAATTTAAAAAATTTAGATCCTATAATTATTAAAAAATTATCTCAAAAATTAAATGAAGCTGATGAGTGGACTACAAATAAAGTATTTTTACAACTATTTGGAAGTTCTATGATGATTTTTGATATGCAACGATTGAGTATTTATATGAAAAAAATTATACGAACTTATATGAATAAAATATCTCAGTATTCCTTTGAAACTCAAAGGAGAATAGGATCGATTTGCATTAATTATTTAGGCAGGGCATACCAAGAACAAGATCAGCAGTTGCTAACAAACATACTGAAGTTACTAGAAAATATGTCAGCTAATCCTGATATGTTAATGTATAAATTATTAGGGAAATATTTTGAAAGTTTATTTAAGAATGATAGAAGTCAAAGTGAGGAGATTCTAGAGATTTTATCTTTATCAGGATATAAGAAATTTATTGTAAATTTGCCAAAATAAATTTGCATATTTGCAAATTTTAACAAAAAATTTATTCGTGATGATATTATTTCTCTAATTATTAATTTAGGAGGAATAAATTATGATTATTGTAACATTGCCTATTTTACCTTAAATAAAAATTACATAAATAAGAGTTAAAGGTAGAAAATTAATGCAAAAAGAATCTAAACTTATTCAACAGTTAGTCAATGAGTCTAATTCGTATCAATCTCCTGTTGTGTTATATTCTCATAGATTACTAATCAATAATTTGAATAAAATAATTAAGGATTTAAGTTATTCGAAGAATAGAGTTTATTTATTTTATTCTGTTAAAGCTAACATGAATCCTGAAGTATTACAAATTATAAATAAGAAAGTTAGTGGTTTTAGTATCTCTTCAGATCAAGAGTATGAAAGTATAAGATTATTCAAAAATAAGATTATTAGTAGAACAGGCTTTTCTTTTCTTCATAATCATATTTCTAAGAATAAGGAAATTTTTTATTTTAATTCTATTTCTCAATTAGAAAATTTTCTTAAGTTAAATAGTGATAGGGCTTTACAAATAGGAATTAGAATAAGAGCTCCAAGGAACTTATATGATCGAAATTCATCTATCTCTAGATTTGGATTTTCAGAAGGCGCACTACGAGATTTAGAGTCATTACAAAAAAGATACAGTTTTAAAATAGATAGTATTCTTATTCACCAAGAAAACAAAGTTTTAGAAGATTGGCATAGACTCAGTAAATTTATTAAAGATATTTTGAAGAAGAAATTATTAAAGAATATTTCTTCTATAAATTTAGGTGGAGGATGGGATAATCTTTTTTTAAAGAATCAAATAGGATTGTTTATTAATCATTTAGGCATTCCCATCCACTATGATGTTTATATAGAACCAGGATCAGCTATAGTAAGAACTATTGGTATATTAAAAGCGGCTGTAATTGATGAAAATGAATTTGAGGATAAGCGTTATATAGTGGTAGATACTTCTCAATTTAATAATAGTTCATGGTATATACCGAGAATAATTGGATATTCAAAAAATGAAATAAATAGGAAGCCTATGACCACAAATGTTTATGGAAATACTTGTTATGAAAAAGATTATTTTGGACAGTATACAAAATGTACTATCAGCTTTGGAAGCAAAGTGTTTATGTTTCCAATTGGAGCATATTATTCTACTACTCATAGAGAATTGCATGGAATAAAATTTCCAAGAGAGTATGTTATATATGATTAAGAGCTATGAAATATATATGAATCAAATAGAAGAGGTTAGAAATCTGACTGATATAGCAAGGGAAATGGAATTATCAAGACCTCATATTTCATTAAAGGAAGATACAATAATTCAAAATGAACGGTTAATTATACAGCTAAATCAGGAGATAAGGAAAAGTTGGATAAAAAAGTGTTGCAATAGAACGGCACCAATATATAAATCACCATTATGGAATACAAATGTAAAAGATTTACAAAATTATTCTTATCATTATTCTTATGAAACCCTCTTAAATGATGAAAATGACTTTGCGGATTTATTAGGTTATCAAATCAAAAATATGACAAGTAAAACATTTCTTTTTTCAAGTGGAATGAATGCAATTTCGAATATTTTAAATTGCTTTAGTAGCTTGATTAAAGAAAAATTAATTATTCAGGCTAGTGCAGGGTATTTTGAAACAAAATATTTATTAAAAATTTTAAAAAGTATGGGAAATGAAATCTATACTGATTTTACTAATAATGTAAATGCCAATCTCTTTTATTTTGAACCGATTAAGTATGATGCTTCATTATCAACTACGGATTTAGATAAATTAATAAGCAGGGTTAATCAGTCTACACATTCGCTTAAATTTATAATTATGGATTCTACTATGCATAATAAAACTAAGATTTTTGATGAATTAAAAAATAAAATTTATAACTTAGATAATGTAGTATTATGTGATATTCGTTCTGGATTGAAATTGGATCAGGAAGGATTAGAGCTTTCAAATTTAGGTATATGTTCTATTTTTGTATCAAAGAATAACATGAATTTATTTCAAATAGTAAAAAGATATATTGAACACTATAAAAACTTAACGGGTGCAAATTTATCTTTTTATTCTTTGGTATTAAGTCATTATTTTAAAGGAAAAATTAAATCTGTAGAGTATACTCAAAAAGTTAAAAAACAGATAATGTGGGCTAGCAAAGCTATCACTTCGGATTCTTCTAGAATTATTAAAAGACTAATTTGGAGAAATAAGCGAATAGCTAATGAAAATTTAATAGCACCTTTTTTATTTATTGAATTATTTTCGCAAGAAGAAGAAGAGTATTTAAATTATATTCATAATTTTCAGAAGTTTATGAAAAAAAGGGGTACCCCAATAGACTATAGAAATAGTTGGGGATTCCGAATGCCATCGGTAGAATATTTTAATGATATCTTCACTCGAAAAAAATATATTAAATTTTATCCTGGATCTTTTCAGGGACTAACAGCTGTTAATGCTATTTATTATTTAAATAGGATATAAAATCTTAAGTATTATTAAAGGAGGTGAAGTAGTATGGAAATAAGACTTTCTAAAGATCAGCTTTCTATGAAAAATATGGAAATTAATTTGGATGAATTAGATAAAACATTAATGCCTGCATTATCAGATAGTGCTGAAATTTTAATGACAGCTTATCCAACGGTAGATAAGCCATATTAAAACGAAAACCATATATGGGTTCTAACCTATATATGTTTTTTTATTCAAGGAGAAAAATAAATGGAAGAAAATAAATATGATGTACTAATAGTGGGCGGTGGACCTGCGGGATTATATACAAGTATTATGTTAAAAAAGGGAACTCCTATGCAAGTTCCAAATGAAAATATAAAAGTAGGAATAATTGAGCCAAATAGAGTAGGCGGTCTTACTCAGTATGCTTATATACAAATAACTAAACACTGGGCATTTTCTGGAAGAAATCTTATTAATACCTTATGGAATGATGCAAAAGAAGCAGAAGTAAATTTTATACAAGAATATGTAGTACAAATTGATAAGGAGAAAAAGTTTTTTAAAGTTATAACAAATCAACGGATTTTAAAAGCAAAATATGTAATTATTGCAACCGGAATTATGACACATCCAAATATATTAGATACACCAGAAGTCGCAACAATTGGATTACATACGCCAGAGGAAATGATAAACGAAGCAGTAAATGATCATAATTGGAAAAGAGTATTAATAGCTGGAACAGATAAAAACTCAGTACAAGATTTATCAAAAACTATTTCTAAATTAGGTAAAAATAAATTGGAGTTAGTAAATTATTATGTATTTGATGAAACAGTAAATATTCAAAAGAAAAATTATGGAATTAATAATAATATTCTTCGTAAATATGATGGGATAATTTTTGATTATAATTCTTACAAATTAAAAAATGGAAGTACATCTTATTTTAAAAATTTAGGAATATTACAGAAGAATGGCTTTATAAAAACTAATAGTTTTGGGGAAACAAATGTTTTAGGGATATTTGCCGTCGGAAGCGTCACAATGCCGATATCCGGTATACCAGAAGCCATATATTCAGGACAAGTAACAGGACTGTATGTAGGGCGATTGTTAAAGAAGACGACTATCGCTGAACCAAGTGGAAGATTTCCATTTTTCCCTCGGGAACTTAATTGGAATTTTAGTTTTCAACATGAAATGGAATAATATAAAATGAATAATTTTACGAAATACGGTAATGTATATAGGCTACTGGGAGGGAGAATAGCTACTAATATAGCTGATAGTCTTTTTTATATGTCTATTTTATGGCATTTTAAAGAAATAACGAACTCTACTTTAGTAGTTTCTATAATTTTTGCAATAACATCAGGAATTGACACGATATCTTTTGGTTTTGGACCTTTAATCGATCGAATTTCTATAAAAAGGCTTTTAAAAATATCTACTTGCATTCAGATTTTAATTAGTATTGGAATTGTAGTTATGTTAACTATTAATATTAGAAATATAATAGTTAGTATTTTAATACTCATACTTTTTACAATTTCTTCTATATTATCTTCTGTGGTTTATCCTGCAGAAGACAAATTGTTACCTCTTTTTGTATCGGAAAGAGAAGTTTTGCGATTTAACGGCATTTTTCAGTTAACTTATAAAGTTTTAGATATAGCTTTAGATGCTTTTGTAACTGTTATTATTACAATAACTTCCATAAACATTACAGTAATTTTCTCTGGGATTGTTTTTGCTATTGCTTTATATTTTTATTCTAATTTAAAAATTAAAGTTATAGCAAAAAAAGTTCTTGAAGAAGAGGAATATTTTACTGGTTCGTATATAAAGGATTTATTAATAGGATGGAAAACTCTAAAAGAACAAAAAACAATTTTGGAATTGATTTTACCCATTTGTGTCATTAATCTATTTTATGGCATTTTTATGGTTGGTTTACCTTATTTTGCACAAAGCTATGTTAAAAATTCTGCGCTTGGTTATGGTGCATTACTTTTTGCTTCTTCTTTAGGTAGTATTTTAGGCGCTTTATTAGTTCAAAAATTTAAGATTGGAAAAGAAGAAATGCATGTATTTGTAGCTCTTTGCTTTTTAGGAGCAGGGATCTTTCGATTAATTGTACCTTTGGCTATAACGCTAAATGTATGGATAATACTTTTTGCTTCAGCAATATCAAGCGCTTGGATTACAATGATGAATATTAATTTTGAATCCTTAGTTCAATTAAGTTTTTCATCTTCTGTTTTAGGACGAGTTCAAACAATTAATTATAGTATTTTGTCGGTAATGATTCCAATTGGCTCTATACTCGGCGGCTGGATTGTAAGACTATGGGGATCACTATGTACACAATATATTTATGGGATTTCGTTATTACTGTGTGCACTATATTATATTTTAGTAATTAAAAGAAAGCCTGATATGTCAGCAGAGGAATAAAATAGGGCAACTAGTATTTTTAGAAGGAACGAATATTTTCACCTCTCTACAACTGAATTTTATTTCCGTTACTAGCCTTGGCTTTAGTAGCTATTTTGTTAGATAATTATTAAATCTTCATGTGATCAGACATGAAGATTTTTGTCATCTAAGAGTTAATATGTTTCAATGAGTTTTACGTTATAATAGAACGTAGGTTTGTAGAAAGGATCCTGAGTTAAGTATGGCCAAAAAAGACACTACTCCCATGATGAAACAATACTATGAAATTAAGGATCAATATCCTGATGCCTTCTTATTTTATCGGGTGGGAGATTTTTACGAATTATTCGAAGATGATGCAGTTAAAGGAGCCCAAATCTTAGAATTAACCTTAACTCATCGTTCTAATAAAACAGACAATCCTATCCCTATGGCAGGAGTGCCCCATATGGCTGTGGATTCTTATGTGAATACTTTAGTGGAAAAGGGATATAAAGTTGCACTTTGTGAACAACTGGAAGATCCTAAGCATGCTAAAGGGATGGTTAAGCGTGGAATTGTTCAATTAGTCACTCCTGGAACAATGATGGCAGATCGCCCTGATCAAGCTAAGGAGAATAATTATTTAACTTCAGTAGTTTCGACAAGCAGTGGTTTTGGTTTAGCTTACAGTGACTTATCCACTGGGGAAACTTTTGCAACTCATTTAAAAGATTGGGAAGCAGTAGCAAATGAACTACTATCACTACAGACAAAAGAAGTAGTTTATGAGGGTGCATTAACTCCGGCAAATAGAGATTTTATAGATAAGGCTAATATTACTTTGTCGGCACCGGTTAAATTAGATGAAGAACATGCTGAAATCTCTTATGTAATGCAGAACTTAAGCCATCAAGCAGAAAAACTTGCTACGCGTCAGCTAGTTGCTTATCTTTTGTCTACTCAAAAACGTAGTTTGGCTCACTTACAAATTGCTCAAAGCTATGAACCAAATCAATACTTACAAATGTCACATACTGTTCAAACTAACCTTGAGTTAACTCATTCAGCAAAAACTGGAAAGAAGATGGGATCGCTATTTTGGTTGTTGGATAAAACCAGTACAGCTATGGGAGGCCGTTTATTAAAGGCTTGGATTGAACGTCCTTTACTTTCATTAAGCGATATTAAGGCACGCCAGGAAATGGTTCAGGCATTTTATGATGACTACTTTACGCGTGAAAATGTAATTGATAACCTCAAGGGTGTTTATGACTTGGAGAGATTAACTGGACGCATTGCTTTTGGTTCGGTTAATGCTCGTGAAATGTTGCAATTATCGAATTCACTTAAAGCAGTTCCTGGTATTTTAGATACTTTAAAAAATTCTGGAAATAAATATTTAGTGGATTTTGCCAAACAAGTTGATCCTTTAACAGGCATCCAAAAATTAATTGAAGAAACTATTGTTGAGGCACCACCTTTATCTACAACTGAAGGAGGAATTATTCGCAAGGGTGTTTCTGATCAATTAGATCGTTATCACGATGCTATGACAAATGGTAAAAAGTGGCTTTCAGAAATGGAGGCTAATGAACGTCAAGCAACAGGAATTAACAATTTAAAAGTTGGTTACAACAAGGTTTTTGGTTACTACATTGAAGTGACGAACTCTAATAAGAGTAAAGTACCTACAGATCGTTATACGCGTAAGCAAACGTTGACTAATGCCGAACGTTATATCACTCCGGACCTGAAGGAACATGAAGCACTTATTTTAGAAGCAGAAACAAAATCCACTGATTTAGAATATGAGCTGTTTGTTAAATTAAGAGAAAATATTAAGACTTATATTCCTGCGCTGCAAACTTTAGGTAAACAATTAGCTAGCCTTGATGTTTTAGTTGCTTTTGCTACTGTTGCAGAACAAAATAATTACGTACGTCCAGCCATGACCAATGAGAGTCACGAAATTAGAGTTACTAATGGACGCCATCCAGTTGTGGAAAAGGTGTTAACTGCTGGAAGTTATATTCCTAATGATGTGATGATGGATAAAAATGTGGATATCTTTTTAATCACAGGTCCTAATATGTCTGGGAAATCCACCTATATGCGTCAAATGGCGCTAATTGCGATCATGGCGCAAATTGGGAGTTTTGTTCCAGCAGATCGAGCTCAGTTACCAATTTTTGATCAAATTTTTACTAGAATTGGTGCAGCAGATGATTTAATTTCTGGTCAAAGTACTTTTATGGTAGAAATGAGTGAAGCTAATGATGCGCTTCAACATGCAACTGAACGTTCTTTGATTTTGTTTGATGAAATTGGTCGTGGAACGGCTACTTATGATGGGATGGCTTTAGCTGGGGCAATTGTAAAATATTTACATGATAAAGTTGGAGCAAAGACCTTATTTGCAACTCACTACCATGAATTAACCGATTTAGCAGAAACTTTAACTCACCTAGAAAACATTCATGTTGGTGCTACTGAAGAAAATGGTAAACTAATTTTCTTACATAAGATTTTGAGTGGCCCTGCTGACCAGTCTTATGGTATTCATGTAGCTCAATTAGCTGGCTTACCTAAACGAGTTTTGCGCGAGGCTACAAGTATGTTGCATCATTTAGAAGCACAAGGAGCTCAGACTACTACTGAGCAACTTGATTTATTTACAGCTCCAGTTGAGGAGCCAGTAGCAGAGGCTCCAGCTTTAACTGATGAGCAAGCTGATGTCTTAGATGATATTAAAGATATTTATTTAGCAGATAAAACTCCGCTTGAAGTAATGCAGCTAGTAGCGCAATGGCAAAATGAACTAAAAGATAAGAAGAAGGACTAATGGCAATAATTCATGAATTATCACCGGAATTAACTAATCAAATTGCAGCTGGAGAAGTTATTGAGCGCCCAGCTAGTGTTGTTAAAGAATTATGTGAAAATGCGATTGATGCTGGTAGCACTAGAATTAGAATAAATTTTGTAGCAGCAGGTTTATCAGAAATTACGGTCCAAGATAATGGTAGTGGGATTGCAAGTGATGAAATTGATTTAGCTTTTACGCGTCATGCTACTAGTAAGATAAGTACTCAAAGAGATTTGTTTAATATTTCAACCTTAGGATTTAGGGGTGAGGCTTTAGCTTCAATTGCGGCAGTAGCTCATGTGGATATTGTAACTAGTGATGGCAGTGAAGTAGGAACCAAGGCAAGTTTTGCTGGTGGACAAAAGAAGGAGCAAGAAGATGCGGCTTCCCCTCAAGGAACAAAAATTACCGTCCGCGATTTGTTTTACAATACTCCTGCACGATTAAAGTATCTAAAGTCAGAACGGACTGAGATTTTAAAAATTGTAGATATTGTTGATCGTTTAGCTTTAAGTCATCCTGAAATAGCCTTTACTTTAACCAATAACAACAAACCTATTTTAAAGACTATGGGACGCAATGATTTAAAGCTAGATGTTGCTAATATTTATGGCCGTCATTTAGCCGAAAAAATGATCCCAATTGCAGGAAATAGCCCAGATTTTAAAATTAAAGGATTAATTTCTAGTGTAGAAGATACGCGTTCGAATCGTAATTTTATCTCTTTACTTTTAAATGGCCGCTATGTGCGCAATAATCAATTAACGCAAAGTATTATGGCCGGTTATGGTAGTAAATTGCGTCCGCGTCGCTATCCAATTGCGGTGATTAATATTGAACTTGATCCTTTGCTAGTTGATGTTAATGTTCACCCGACTAAACAAGAAGTGCGGCTTTCTAAAGATAAGGAATTGGAGCGGTTATTAACTGAAACTATTTCTGATACATTAATGAAGAATGAACACGAAAGTTCAGGATTAGATAACCTGTTAGCCCAAGATAAAAAGGAAGATCAAATTAGTCAATTGCAGTTTGATTTAAATAAAAAT encodes:
- the groL gene encoding chaperonin GroEL (60 kDa chaperone family; promotes refolding of misfolded polypeptides especially under stressful conditions; forms two stacked rings of heptamers to form a barrel-shaped 14mer; ends can be capped by GroES; misfolded proteins enter the barrel where they are refolded when GroES binds) → MAKDIKFSEDARRSLLKGVDKLANTVKTTLGPKGRNVVLEKSYGNPDITNDGVTIAKNIELKNNFENMGAKLVAEAAQKTNDIAGDGTTTATVLTQAITQEGMKNVTAGANPVGIRRGIETATKAAVDELHKISHQVSTKEEIAQVASVSSASKEVGNLIADAMEKVGNDGVITIEESKGINTELSVVEGMQFDRGYLSQYMVTDDNKMEADLDNPYILITDKKISNIQDILPLLQDIVQQGKSLLIIADDVDGEALPTLVLNKIRGTFNVVAVKAPGFGDRRKEMLQDIAILTGGTVISSDLGLELKDTKIDQLGTAGKVTVTKDSTTIVEGGGSKEAIEERVDQIKSQIEDATSEFDRNKLHERLAKLAGGVAVIKVGAATETELKEKKYRIEDALNATRAAVQEGYVAGGGTALVDVMKAIQDSVKGDSEDAETGVKIVMRALGAPVRQIAENAGKDGSVILDHLEHEKPEVGYNAATDEWENMIDAGIIDPTKVTRSALQNAASIAALLLTTEAVVADDPDDSKNDGPAAPANPGMGMM
- the mutS gene encoding DNA mismatch repair protein MutS; translated protein: MAKKDTTPMMKQYYEIKDQYPDAFLFYRVGDFYELFEDDAVKGAQILELTLTHRSNKTDNPIPMAGVPHMAVDSYVNTLVEKGYKVALCEQLEDPKHAKGMVKRGIVQLVTPGTMMADRPDQAKENNYLTSVVSTSSGFGLAYSDLSTGETFATHLKDWEAVANELLSLQTKEVVYEGALTPANRDFIDKANITLSAPVKLDEEHAEISYVMQNLSHQAEKLATRQLVAYLLSTQKRSLAHLQIAQSYEPNQYLQMSHTVQTNLELTHSAKTGKKMGSLFWLLDKTSTAMGGRLLKAWIERPLLSLSDIKARQEMVQAFYDDYFTRENVIDNLKGVYDLERLTGRIAFGSVNAREMLQLSNSLKAVPGILDTLKNSGNKYLVDFAKQVDPLTGIQKLIEETIVEAPPLSTTEGGIIRKGVSDQLDRYHDAMTNGKKWLSEMEANERQATGINNLKVGYNKVFGYYIEVTNSNKSKVPTDRYTRKQTLTNAERYITPDLKEHEALILEAETKSTDLEYELFVKLRENIKTYIPALQTLGKQLASLDVLVAFATVAEQNNYVRPAMTNESHEIRVTNGRHPVVEKVLTAGSYIPNDVMMDKNVDIFLITGPNMSGKSTYMRQMALIAIMAQIGSFVPADRAQLPIFDQIFTRIGAADDLISGQSTFMVEMSEANDALQHATERSLILFDEIGRGTATYDGMALAGAIVKYLHDKVGAKTLFATHYHELTDLAETLTHLENIHVGATEENGKLIFLHKILSGPADQSYGIHVAQLAGLPKRVLREATSMLHHLEAQGAQTTTEQLDLFTAPVEEPVAEAPALTDEQADVLDDIKDIYLADKTPLEVMQLVAQWQNELKDKKKD
- the groES gene encoding co-chaperone GroES, with the protein product MLQPIGDRVIVKVEEEEEQKVGGIVLASNAKEKPQEGQIVSVGEGRRSANGELIPMSVQKGEKVFFDKYAGTKLNYEGEDYLVLHEGDIIAVIK
- the mutL gene encoding DNA mismatch repair endonuclease MutL; its protein translation is MAIIHELSPELTNQIAAGEVIERPASVVKELCENAIDAGSTRIRINFVAAGLSEITVQDNGSGIASDEIDLAFTRHATSKISTQRDLFNISTLGFRGEALASIAAVAHVDIVTSDGSEVGTKASFAGGQKKEQEDAASPQGTKITVRDLFYNTPARLKYLKSERTEILKIVDIVDRLALSHPEIAFTLTNNNKPILKTMGRNDLKLDVANIYGRHLAEKMIPIAGNSPDFKIKGLISSVEDTRSNRNFISLLLNGRYVRNNQLTQSIMAGYGSKLRPRRYPIAVINIELDPLLVDVNVHPTKQEVRLSKDKELERLLTETISDTLMKNEHESSGLDNLLAQDKKEDQISQLQFDLNKNAVNTKRPVIFEDNESEEKSQSDNHLEVNEATYVDLDKPRSDDQYVITASWNKNVNEQVKLTPFGKSAEKEDTSLLSQGDEVVASRLADLVLVGQMEGYIIAQAQGDLYLVDQLGAQRRLKFDQVYHELEQENASQQGLLEPILLDFSNVDYLKIKEQLEQLKQFGLFLEDFGQNSFILRTYPIWLKHDVEHQVRNLLDIFLNGLASNSEKLKIEITNQIVTQSIRNRRKLSSLEAQNLLKDLRYSSDPYQDSNGKIIIVRLSANDLNKMFKKNE
- a CDS encoding helix-turn-helix domain-containing protein, translating into MNQERNIGKFLYQERKKRGLTQKEFVRNIISVSQYSRVEQGQQDLRTIDFFKIININKIKLNELMTAVNEEKLVNENSDDEILKRLANAFYDRNLVEIKSIKEKYRPIKLKENIVLQATLMESILQDNLKNLDPIIIKKLSQKLNEADEWTTNKVFLQLFGSSMMIFDMQRLSIYMKKIIRTYMNKISQYSFETQRRIGSICINYLGRAYQEQDQQLLTNILKLLENMSANPDMLMYKLLGKYFESLFKNDRSQSEEILEILSLSGYKKFIVNLPK
- a CDS encoding MFS transporter yields the protein MNNFTKYGNVYRLLGGRIATNIADSLFYMSILWHFKEITNSTLVVSIIFAITSGIDTISFGFGPLIDRISIKRLLKISTCIQILISIGIVVMLTINIRNIIVSILILILFTISSILSSVVYPAEDKLLPLFVSEREVLRFNGIFQLTYKVLDIALDAFVTVIITITSINITVIFSGIVFAIALYFYSNLKIKVIAKKVLEEEEYFTGSYIKDLLIGWKTLKEQKTILELILPICVINLFYGIFMVGLPYFAQSYVKNSALGYGALLFASSLGSILGALLVQKFKIGKEEMHVFVALCFLGAGIFRLIVPLAITLNVWIILFASAISSAWITMMNINFESLVQLSFSSSVLGRVQTINYSILSVMIPIGSILGGWIVRLWGSLCTQYIYGISLLLCALYYILVIKRKPDMSAEE
- a CDS encoding NAD(P)/FAD-dependent oxidoreductase, which codes for MEENKYDVLIVGGGPAGLYTSIMLKKGTPMQVPNENIKVGIIEPNRVGGLTQYAYIQITKHWAFSGRNLINTLWNDAKEAEVNFIQEYVVQIDKEKKFFKVITNQRILKAKYVIIATGIMTHPNILDTPEVATIGLHTPEEMINEAVNDHNWKRVLIAGTDKNSVQDLSKTISKLGKNKLELVNYYVFDETVNIQKKNYGINNNILRKYDGIIFDYNSYKLKNGSTSYFKNLGILQKNGFIKTNSFGETNVLGIFAVGSVTMPISGIPEAIYSGQVTGLYVGRLLKKTTIAEPSGRFPFFPRELNWNFSFQHEME